The following proteins are encoded in a genomic region of Natrinema sp. DC36:
- the cobA gene encoding uroporphyrinogen-III C-methyltransferase, producing the protein MSGPDIDADPGTVYLVGSGPGDPDLLSVKANRLLEAADVVLHDKLPGPEIIDTLPEDRREDVGKRAGGERTPQSEINERLVELAREGKSVVRLKGGDSFVFGRGGEEAEYLAAHEVPFEVVPAVTSAIAAPAVAGIPVTHRDHASSVSFVTGHEDPTKAESAVDWDALAATGGTLVVLMGVGRLPDYTTALLEAGMAPETPVALVERGTWPGQQVATGTLETIVDARDEAGISPPAVTVIGDVAGTRESVVDFLQNDYGAAADETAEREG; encoded by the coding sequence ATGTCAGGACCCGATATCGACGCCGACCCCGGCACCGTCTACCTCGTCGGCAGCGGCCCCGGCGATCCCGACCTCCTCTCCGTCAAGGCGAACCGCCTGCTCGAGGCCGCGGACGTCGTCCTCCACGACAAGCTTCCCGGTCCCGAAATCATCGACACGCTCCCCGAGGACCGCCGCGAAGACGTCGGGAAGCGGGCGGGCGGCGAACGCACGCCCCAGTCCGAGATCAACGAGCGACTGGTCGAACTGGCTCGCGAGGGCAAGTCCGTCGTCCGGCTGAAGGGCGGCGACTCCTTCGTCTTCGGCCGCGGCGGCGAGGAAGCGGAGTACCTCGCGGCCCACGAGGTTCCCTTCGAGGTCGTGCCCGCGGTCACGTCGGCGATCGCCGCGCCAGCGGTGGCCGGCATCCCCGTTACGCACCGCGACCACGCCTCCTCCGTCTCCTTCGTCACGGGCCACGAGGATCCGACCAAGGCGGAGTCGGCCGTCGACTGGGACGCGCTGGCCGCGACCGGCGGCACGCTCGTCGTCCTGATGGGCGTCGGCCGGTTACCGGACTACACCACGGCGTTGCTCGAGGCCGGGATGGCTCCCGAAACGCCGGTTGCACTCGTCGAACGAGGTACTTGGCCCGGCCAGCAGGTCGCGACGGGTACCCTCGAGACCATCGTCGACGCCCGCGACGAGGCAGGTATCTCGCCGCCCGCAGTGACGGTGATCGGCGACGTCGCCGGCACGCGCGAGTCCGTCGTCGACTTTCTGCAAAACGATTACGGCGCGGCCGCCGACGAGACGGCCGAACGCGAGGGATAA